In Ornithinibacter aureus, the genomic stretch GAAGTTGTAGAGCTTCTTCCAGATCTCCGAGTCGCGCCACCCGGTCAGGTCGTCGGGCAGGACGTCCTCGCTGATGTCCTCGAGGAACTCCGAGAACAGGTTGTAGAGGATCAGGAAGTAAATCCGCTCGGGGCTGTTCTCGGCGTAGACGCTCGCGATGTGCTCGTAGACGAGCTGGGTGACGTCCTCGACCTGCTGAGGGCTGGACCAAATCTGATTGAAAGTTTGGAGGTAGGCAGACGCGAGCGGAGCTTCGTCGAGCTTGTTGACCAGGTTGGAGACCGCGTCGCCGCGTTCGTAGCCGAGGTCGGCTGACGTGAAGCCCTGGAGCGGCATGTAGGCGGCGCGGTCGTCGACGACGGCGAACTGCTGCATGGGCGCGCCGGTCTTGTTGGACTTGAAGGTGACTTTGCGCTTGATCCAGTCCGCACACTCCCGGGCAATCGCCCGCTGGGTCAGCTTGTTGCGCAGCCGGATCTCGAACTCGGAGCCGTACAGGCTCGACTCATGTTTGGTCCGCGGGATGTAGAACTCCCTACGCTCCCTCTTCACCTTGTCCGTTGCCTGGCTGGCCACGAACGTCGGAGCGGTGAAGATGAACTCCAGCTCCTCGACGCCTTCCAGCTCCTTGCGGAGCGCCTCGAAGGCGTAGATCGAGAAGGTTGAGGCGGCGATGCGGAGCTTGGAGCCGCGGGTGAGCGTGACCTTGAGGTCGTCGCCGAGAAGCTTGTTGAGGTTGTCGATGATCTCCATCAGCGGGCCTCCTTCGTGGAGGGCCTCGACGTCTCGTCTGCACCGCTGTTGCGCACCCAGTCGTCGACCTCAGTGACCTGGAACTTCCAGAGACGGCCGACGCGGTGGGCCGGCATGTCCTTCTTGGCGATCCAGGTATAGATGCTGTCCTTCGTGACACCCAGATGCGCGGCGATCACGTCGGCAGACACCCAGGGTTCGGTCACGCTGTGCACGTTAGTGCCAAGTCATATGGGCTATTGCCGGTTTCACCCGATCCTTGCGGGTTCAGGCCCTGGTCGCTCGACGATTGGGGCCAGACGAACCTCAACCCACCGAGGTTGACCGTCACCTCCGAAACCTTCCGTGACGCCCGTGGATCTACGCCCTGCCGACCATCGTGAGCTCGACGAGGAGATGCGCATGGCAATTGCCTCGTGGCGAGGCCCTGTGAAGGTGACGGTCCCACGACCGCCGGAGGACTCGGTATTAGATCCGGACTAGTCAGTGGGGCCGGCGCCTGACAGTGGGGACACATGTGGGGTCACATCAGGTTGCGAAGCCCCACAGACAACCACCACGCGCGGAGGGCATGGTCGCGGGTCAGAGGCGTAGAACTCCCCGTTCAGCACGACTGCTCAGCACTCCGTAGGTTGTGGGTTCGTCGCTGACCCGCGGGCTGCGAGGGTTGTGTCGAACCCTGGGCCCTCGCTCTCTGCGCTAGGGCG encodes the following:
- a CDS encoding helix-turn-helix domain-containing protein, producing MTEPWVSADVIAAHLGVTKDSIYTWIAKKDMPAHRVGRLWKFQVTEVDDWVRNSGADETSRPSTKEAR